Proteins from a genomic interval of Sphingomonas sp. Y38-1Y:
- a CDS encoding M15 family metallopeptidase, producing the protein MRRRLACAWALGEGALLALAGCAAPPAPVTIANPAPAPYTPLPAAPPPVLVAAARPPMALCGRGTVAPGPDGRLLNHFPYPEMPSSALVPAPASLGDNGCRVNPAMLPDLQRLIAAADADPRVAGKLRAVSCQRSVAFQAQTFCAGILSGRTQGFTDRAWASAPPGHSEHATGYVIDFGTRDRGGCPDADACFAATDMGKWLLANAARYGFELSFPAGNRQQVKWEPWHWRWVGTNAAMPSAEAARRTFRLARAKFPANPGVD; encoded by the coding sequence ATGCGACGTCGCCTAGCATGCGCATGGGCGCTGGGGGAGGGGGCGCTGCTCGCGCTCGCCGGATGTGCCGCGCCGCCGGCGCCGGTGACGATAGCGAACCCGGCCCCTGCACCCTACACCCCGCTTCCTGCGGCACCGCCCCCGGTTCTCGTCGCCGCAGCACGGCCGCCGATGGCGCTGTGCGGGCGAGGGACGGTGGCGCCAGGGCCCGATGGCCGGTTGCTCAATCACTTCCCCTATCCCGAAATGCCGTCCAGCGCGCTGGTGCCCGCCCCTGCGTCGCTCGGCGACAATGGTTGCCGCGTGAACCCGGCGATGCTGCCCGACCTCCAGCGCCTGATCGCCGCCGCCGACGCGGATCCGCGCGTCGCGGGCAAGCTGCGCGCGGTGTCGTGCCAGCGAAGCGTCGCGTTCCAGGCGCAGACCTTTTGCGCGGGCATCCTGTCGGGGCGCACGCAGGGGTTCACCGACCGCGCCTGGGCCTCTGCACCGCCGGGGCATAGCGAGCATGCGACCGGCTATGTCATCGATTTCGGGACGCGCGATCGCGGCGGCTGTCCCGATGCGGATGCGTGCTTCGCCGCGACCGACATGGGCAAGTGGCTGCTCGCCAACGCCGCGCGCTATGGATTCGAGCTCAGCTTCCCCGCGGGCAACAGGCAGCAGGTGAAGTGGGAGCCGTGGCACTGGCGCTGGGTGGGGACGAACGCGGCAATGCCGAGTGCGGAGGCGGCGCGGCGGACCTTCCGGTTGGCGCGGGCGAAGTTTCCGGCCAATCCGGGGGTCGACTGA
- a CDS encoding manganese efflux pump MntP family protein, translating into MPGILTLGALGASLSVDAFAAALGKGAQAPRTRWRDALRVGAVFGFFEALTPAAGWLLGYLVNDWIADWDHWVSFVLLAVIGGHMIVQSVRGNAEIEAPAPSETNYFRLMLTALATSIDAAAVGVTLALMDVNIAVACIVIGGVTCLVATGGVMLGKRVGPYLGNYAGIVGGVVLAGIGTAILLQHTGII; encoded by the coding sequence ATGCCCGGTATCCTCACGCTCGGCGCGCTCGGCGCCAGCCTTTCGGTCGACGCCTTTGCGGCGGCCCTCGGCAAGGGGGCGCAGGCTCCGCGAACGCGGTGGCGCGACGCGCTGCGCGTCGGCGCGGTGTTCGGCTTCTTCGAGGCGCTGACCCCGGCGGCGGGCTGGCTGCTCGGCTATCTGGTCAACGACTGGATCGCGGACTGGGATCACTGGGTCTCGTTCGTGCTGCTCGCGGTGATCGGCGGGCACATGATCGTCCAGAGTGTCCGCGGCAATGCGGAGATCGAGGCGCCCGCCCCGAGCGAGACCAACTATTTCCGACTGATGCTCACCGCACTCGCCACCAGCATCGATGCGGCGGCGGTGGGCGTCACGCTGGCGCTGATGGACGTCAACATTGCGGTCGCCTGCATCGTCATCGGCGGCGTCACCTGCCTCGTCGCAACGGGCGGCGTGATGCTCGGCAAGCGGGTGGGGCCGTATCTGGGCAATTACGCCGGGATCGTCGGCGGCGTCGTGCTGGCGGGGATCGGCACCGCGATCCTCCTCCAGCACACCGGCATCATCTAA
- a CDS encoding I78 family peptidase inhibitor, which produces MIRLAPIALIACAACTPTTDTPPAAESPVATDPTTGAQCDATAVQSLVGQTADAATIERARSTSGARTVRSYNTGDAVTQDFRPDRLNVERGADGKIARLTCG; this is translated from the coding sequence ATGATCCGACTGGCCCCGATCGCCCTGATCGCCTGTGCCGCCTGCACGCCGACGACGGACACGCCGCCCGCGGCCGAGAGCCCGGTCGCGACCGATCCGACGACGGGTGCGCAGTGCGACGCGACCGCCGTCCAGTCGCTGGTCGGCCAGACCGCCGACGCCGCCACGATCGAGCGCGCGCGGTCGACCTCAGGTGCGCGCACCGTGCGCAGCTACAACACGGGCGACGCGGTGACGCAGGATTTCCGCCCCGACCGGCTGAACGTCGAGCGCGGCGCGGACGGAAAGATCGCTCGCCTGACCTGCGGCTGA
- the rnd gene encoding ribonuclease D: MHIHGLIEDNAALANLCARLSNSPFVAVDTEFMRENSYWPELCLIQIADENEAAAIDPMQPGIDLKPLLDLLTENEDVLKVFHAGGQDIEIIYNLTGKTPHPLFDTQVAAMALGQGEQIGYSNLVDSYLGIVVDKGARFTDWSRRPLDARQIDYAIADVTHLSKIFPRMLDKLRRTGRGLWLDEEMERLANPANYFNDPDEAWQRVRINSRKPEVLGRLKALARWRELEAQGKDLPRGRIVKDETIADLAANPPRKQGDLTRVRGLSATWGGNDIGGRLMAALEGATPMRGDELPARDDRKPGVGKDGALVADLLKLLLKIRAKEINVASRLLARSDDLEALAAGQREGLAVLEGWRFEQFGRDAVALVEGRLGFAVKGGKLKMTRTEEEAE; the protein is encoded by the coding sequence ATGCACATACATGGCCTGATCGAGGACAATGCCGCCCTCGCCAATCTCTGCGCGCGCCTTTCCAACTCGCCCTTCGTCGCGGTGGACACCGAGTTCATGCGCGAGAACAGCTACTGGCCCGAGCTCTGCCTGATCCAGATCGCCGACGAGAACGAGGCGGCGGCGATCGATCCGATGCAGCCGGGCATCGACCTGAAGCCCCTGCTCGACCTCCTCACCGAGAACGAGGACGTGCTCAAGGTCTTCCATGCCGGCGGCCAGGATATCGAGATCATCTACAACCTGACCGGCAAGACCCCGCACCCGCTGTTCGACACGCAGGTGGCGGCGATGGCACTCGGCCAGGGCGAACAGATCGGCTATTCGAACCTGGTCGACAGCTATCTCGGCATCGTCGTCGACAAGGGCGCACGCTTCACCGACTGGTCGCGCCGGCCACTCGATGCGCGGCAGATCGACTATGCGATCGCCGACGTGACGCACCTGTCGAAGATCTTCCCGCGGATGCTCGACAAGCTGCGTCGCACCGGCCGCGGGCTGTGGCTGGACGAGGAGATGGAGCGGCTCGCCAACCCCGCCAACTATTTCAACGATCCGGATGAGGCGTGGCAGCGCGTCCGCATCAACAGCCGCAAGCCCGAAGTGCTGGGTCGGCTGAAGGCACTCGCCCGCTGGCGCGAGCTCGAGGCGCAGGGCAAGGACCTGCCGCGTGGCCGCATCGTCAAGGACGAGACGATCGCCGACCTCGCCGCCAATCCGCCCAGGAAGCAGGGCGACCTGACGCGCGTGCGCGGGCTGTCGGCAACATGGGGCGGCAACGATATCGGCGGGCGACTGATGGCCGCGCTGGAGGGCGCGACGCCGATGCGCGGCGACGAGCTGCCCGCACGCGACGATCGCAAGCCCGGCGTCGGCAAGGACGGCGCGCTGGTCGCCGACCTGCTCAAGCTGCTCCTCAAGATCCGCGCCAAGGAGATCAACGTCGCCTCGCGCCTGCTCGCCCGATCCGACGATCTGGAGGCGCTCGCCGCCGGACAGCGTGAGGGACTGGCGGTGCTCGAGGGATGGCGCTTCGAACAGTTCGGCCGCGATGCGGTGGCGCTGGTCGAAGGGCGCTTGGGCTTCGCCGTCAAGGGCGGCAAGCTCAAGATGACGCGTACCGAGGAGGAAGCCGAATGA
- the aspS gene encoding aspartate--tRNA ligase, with the protein MHAYRTHHCGALRDTDVGATVRLSGWVHKKRDHGDLVFIDLRDHYGITQIVTEVDGPVFNVIESLRSESVVTITGKVVARAAEAVNPNLPTGAVEIRATEAVVQSMAHELPMPVAGDNEYPEDIRLRYRFVDLRREKVHANIMLRASVIASLRRRMIDQGFTEFQTPILTASSPEGARDYLVPSRVHPGKFYALPQAPQMFKQLLMVAGFDRYFQIAPCFRDEDARADRSPGEFYQLDFEMSFVTQEDVFAAIEPVLHGLFEEFADWQGKGRQVSALPFRRIPYRESMLKYGNDKPDLRNPIEIVDVTDHFHGSGFGIFASLVEGGSVIRAIPAPGAGAGSRKFFDDMNNWARGEGYSGLGYINIKDGVPGGPIAKNHGEEATAKLIAALGLGANDGVFFAAGKEGQAAKLAGLARTRVAEQLNLIDQNRFEFCWIVDFPMFEYDEDAKKVDFSHNPFSMPQGELESLTTKDPLDILAYQYDIVCNGVELSSGAIRNHKPEIMYKAFEIAGYSQEEVDANFSGMINAFKCGAPPHGGSAPGVDRIVMLLADEPNIREVITFPMTQKAEDLMMNAPSAVTAKQLRELGIRIVEAPANKPAG; encoded by the coding sequence ATGCACGCCTATCGCACGCACCATTGCGGCGCCCTTCGCGACACCGATGTCGGCGCGACCGTCCGCCTATCGGGCTGGGTGCACAAGAAGCGCGATCATGGCGACCTGGTCTTCATCGACCTGCGCGATCATTACGGCATTACCCAGATCGTGACCGAGGTCGACGGTCCCGTCTTCAACGTCATCGAATCGCTGCGCAGCGAATCGGTGGTGACGATCACCGGCAAGGTCGTCGCCCGCGCGGCCGAGGCGGTGAACCCCAACCTGCCGACCGGCGCGGTCGAGATTCGCGCGACTGAGGCGGTGGTTCAGTCGATGGCGCACGAGCTGCCGATGCCGGTCGCGGGCGACAACGAATATCCAGAGGACATTCGCCTGCGCTACCGCTTCGTCGACCTGCGCCGCGAGAAGGTGCACGCCAACATCATGCTGCGCGCCAGCGTGATCGCGTCGCTGCGCCGCCGGATGATCGACCAGGGCTTCACCGAGTTCCAGACGCCGATCCTGACCGCGTCGTCGCCAGAGGGTGCGCGCGACTACCTCGTCCCCAGCCGCGTCCATCCGGGCAAGTTCTATGCGCTGCCGCAGGCGCCGCAGATGTTCAAGCAGCTGCTGATGGTCGCCGGCTTCGACCGCTATTTCCAGATCGCGCCCTGCTTCCGCGACGAGGATGCGCGCGCCGACCGGTCGCCCGGCGAATTCTATCAGCTCGATTTCGAGATGAGCTTCGTCACGCAGGAGGACGTGTTCGCCGCGATCGAGCCCGTGCTGCACGGCTTGTTCGAGGAGTTCGCCGACTGGCAGGGCAAGGGGCGCCAGGTCTCGGCACTGCCGTTCCGCCGCATTCCGTATCGCGAGTCGATGCTGAAGTACGGCAACGACAAGCCCGACCTGCGCAACCCGATCGAGATCGTCGACGTGACCGATCACTTCCACGGCTCGGGCTTCGGCATCTTCGCCAGCCTGGTCGAGGGGGGCAGCGTCATCCGTGCGATCCCGGCGCCGGGCGCCGGTGCGGGGAGCCGCAAGTTCTTCGACGACATGAACAACTGGGCGCGGGGCGAGGGCTATTCGGGCCTCGGCTACATCAACATCAAGGATGGCGTCCCCGGCGGCCCGATCGCCAAGAACCATGGCGAGGAAGCGACGGCGAAGCTGATCGCCGCGCTTGGCCTGGGTGCCAATGACGGCGTGTTCTTCGCCGCGGGCAAGGAAGGGCAGGCGGCCAAGCTCGCCGGGCTCGCCCGCACGCGCGTCGCCGAGCAGCTGAACCTGATCGACCAGAACCGCTTCGAGTTCTGCTGGATCGTCGACTTCCCGATGTTCGAATATGACGAGGACGCCAAGAAGGTCGACTTCAGCCACAACCCCTTCTCAATGCCCCAGGGCGAGTTGGAGTCGCTCACGACCAAGGACCCGCTCGACATCCTCGCCTATCAGTACGACATCGTCTGCAACGGCGTAGAGCTGTCGTCGGGCGCGATCCGGAACCACAAGCCGGAGATCATGTACAAGGCGTTCGAGATCGCCGGCTATTCGCAGGAAGAAGTCGACGCGAACTTCTCGGGCATGATCAACGCGTTCAAGTGCGGCGCGCCGCCGCACGGCGGCTCGGCGCCGGGCGTCGACCGCATCGTCATGCTGCTGGCCGACGAGCCCAACATCCGAGAGGTCATCACCTTCCCGATGACGCAGAAGGCCGAGGATCTGATGATGAACGCGCCGTCGGCGGTCACGGCCAAGCAGCTTCGCGAGCTGGGCATCCGCATCGTCGAGGCACCGGCGAACAAGCCCGCGGGCTGA
- a CDS encoding manganese catalase family protein — MTAKRPLRSTAALVPSPEEAMYYTDKLLQYPVRVEKPDPLFAKALQQAIGGIEGEIRVCLQYFFQAWGSRGPAKYRDLLLNTATEEIAHIEMLATAVALNLETAPLSMKEDVAKDAAGGSVLNGIDMRHVLSTGLAALPTDANGVPFDTSHVYASGNIAADMLANVTAEATGRMLATKLYNMTEDPGMKDMLSYLIARDTYHQQQFLAVIEELGGLDANLPIPNSFPQASEAAEFSYVQLGFNRDGSPPPAGRWSQGPSLDGNAEYSQRAMEPLGGEPMLAPPRPGGGAQTQQMSDQKEDGMLGKAAHAVQDALKS, encoded by the coding sequence ATGACTGCGAAGCGCCCGCTTCGCAGCACGGCCGCTCTCGTCCCGAGCCCGGAGGAAGCGATGTACTATACCGACAAGCTGTTGCAGTATCCCGTCCGCGTCGAGAAGCCGGACCCGCTGTTCGCCAAGGCGTTGCAGCAGGCGATCGGCGGGATCGAGGGTGAGATCCGCGTCTGCCTGCAATATTTCTTCCAGGCCTGGGGCAGCCGCGGCCCCGCCAAGTATCGCGACCTCCTGCTCAACACCGCCACTGAGGAAATCGCACATATCGAGATGCTGGCGACGGCGGTGGCGCTTAATCTCGAGACGGCGCCGCTGTCGATGAAGGAGGACGTCGCCAAGGACGCGGCGGGCGGGTCGGTGCTCAACGGCATCGACATGCGTCACGTCCTGTCGACCGGATTGGCGGCGCTGCCGACCGATGCCAACGGCGTGCCGTTCGACACCAGCCACGTCTATGCCAGCGGCAACATCGCCGCCGACATGCTCGCCAACGTCACCGCCGAGGCGACGGGGCGGATGCTTGCGACCAAGCTCTACAACATGACCGAGGATCCGGGGATGAAGGACATGCTGTCCTACCTCATCGCCCGCGACACCTATCACCAGCAGCAGTTCCTGGCGGTGATCGAGGAGTTGGGCGGGCTGGACGCCAACCTGCCGATCCCCAACAGCTTCCCGCAGGCGAGCGAGGCGGCCGAGTTCAGCTACGTCCAGCTCGGCTTCAACCGCGATGGGTCGCCGCCGCCGGCAGGGCGCTGGTCGCAGGGGCCGTCGCTCGACGGCAATGCCGAATACTCTCAGCGGGCGATGGAGCCGCTGGGCGGCGAACCGATGCTCGCGCCGCCGCGGCCCGGTGGCGGCGCGCAGACGCAGCAGATGTCGGATCAAAAAGAGGACGGCATGCTCGGCAAGGCCGCTCATGCCGTCCAGGACGCGCTCAAGAGCTGA
- a CDS encoding carbonic anhydrase, with protein MTHFNELIDGYHRFRTSDLRRQHDRWLELREKQEPKVMIVACSDSRVEPSQIFDTIPGEIFVVRNVAALVPPFEDTGGRHGVSAALEFAVTKLKVEEIVVMGHGACGGCAAALSNVFKDAEPGEGGFVRDWVSILDGAREKIKASHGDSAEAGREMEYEAVRVSLANLDTFPFIQKAKAAGEIKLHGAYFSIMDGELHVLGEDDKFHFPQPRAVETAVL; from the coding sequence ATGACCCACTTCAACGAGCTGATTGACGGCTATCACCGGTTCCGGACCTCGGACCTTCGTCGCCAGCATGACCGCTGGCTGGAGCTGCGCGAGAAGCAGGAGCCCAAGGTGATGATCGTCGCCTGCTCCGACAGCCGCGTCGAGCCGTCGCAGATCTTCGACACCATTCCGGGCGAGATCTTCGTCGTGCGCAACGTCGCCGCGCTCGTCCCCCCGTTCGAGGATACCGGCGGCCGCCACGGCGTGTCGGCCGCGCTCGAATTCGCGGTGACCAAGCTCAAGGTCGAAGAGATCGTCGTCATGGGCCACGGCGCCTGCGGCGGCTGCGCCGCGGCGCTGTCGAACGTGTTCAAGGATGCCGAGCCCGGCGAGGGCGGATTCGTCCGCGACTGGGTCAGCATCCTCGACGGCGCGCGTGAGAAGATCAAGGCCAGCCACGGCGACAGCGCCGAAGCGGGCCGCGAGATGGAGTATGAGGCGGTTCGCGTCTCGCTCGCCAACCTCGACACCTTCCCCTTCATCCAGAAGGCCAAGGCGGCGGGCGAGATCAAGCTTCACGGCGCCTATTTCTCGATCATGGACGGCGAGCTCCACGTGCTGGGTGAGGACGACAAGTTCCACTTCCCGCAGCCGCGCGCGGTCGAGACCGCCGTTCTCTAA